The following are encoded in a window of Vigna unguiculata cultivar IT97K-499-35 chromosome 8, ASM411807v1, whole genome shotgun sequence genomic DNA:
- the LOC114193685 gene encoding pentatricopeptide repeat-containing protein At3g24000, mitochondrial-like produces the protein MASFSSTAVTATLKLHEHSRKYSPSSYPTEKGQSISFQKSQRFTNLDFREALSLTREGTQEVEQSFYFSLLQQCKDECSYSDTQIVHGHAMKTGAHEDVYVMSFLVEVYVKCGNMDDARKLFDNMPRRNVFAWTTLIAGYAQNSLPKHGILVFHEMLHAGSYPSAYTLAVVLNACASLYSLKLGDQFHAYIIKYHVEFDTNVGNALCSLYSKCGKLEYALKAFRRIREKNVVSWTSAVSACGDNGAAVKGLKLFLEMISENIEPNEFTLTSVLSQCSGIQSLQFGTQVRTLCVKFGYESNLHVRNSLLSLYIKNGCIGEAQRLFNGMDDVNLVTWNAMIAGHAQMMELTKDNLSSRENGSEALKFFSKLNRSGIKPDLYTFSSVLTICSRIMALEQGEQIHAQIMKAGFLSDVIVGSSLVNMYNKCGSIERATKAFLEMSTRTMILWTSMITGFSQHGMSQQALHGFEDMRLTRVKPNAVTFVGVLAACSHAGMLNQALNYFEIMQKKYRITPVMDHYEIMVDMFVRLGKLEQALNFIKKMNCVPTESIWSIFIAGCRNHGNLELGFYAAEQLLSLKPKDTETYVLLLNMYNSAGRFEDVSRVRKMMKEEKVGKLKDWSWISIKNKVYSFETTDKTHPESSVIGKSLEDLVAKAKSVGYEMLESVEILDEEEEEKTFSPTIYHSEKLAITFGLENLPSSCPVRVVKSTLLCRDSHNFIKYVSTLSGREIIVRDSKRLHKFVNGKCSCGNFCGFL, from the exons ATGGCTTCTTTCTCTTCAACTGCAGTTACTGCAACTCTCAAGCTCCACGAACACTCCAGAAAATACTCACCAAGCTCTTATCCAACAGAGAAG GGTCAAAGCATTTCTTTCCAGAAAAGCCAAAGATTCACTAATTTGGATTTTCGGGAAGCACTTTCATTGACCAGAGAGGGAACACAAGAGGTGGAACAATCTTTCTACTTTTCCTTGTTGCAACAATGCAAAGACGAGTGCTCCTACTCAGACACACAAATTGTTCATGGTCATGCCATGAAAACGGGTGCTCATGAAGACGTTTATGTCATGTCATTTTTGGTCGAAGTTTATGTCAAATGTGGGAACATGGATGATGCTCGCAAGCTGTTTGACAACATGCCTAGAAGAAACGTCTTTGCATGGACCACGTTAATAGCGGGTTATGCGCAGAACTCGCTGCCCAAGCATGGAATTCTTGTTTTTCATGAGATGTTGCATGCAGGAAGTTACCCTTCTGCTTACACTCTTGCTGTTGTTCTAAATGCTTGTGCTTCTTTGTACTCTCTTAAGTTAGGAGATCAATTCCATGCTTACATAATCAAATATCATGTTGAGTTTGACACCAATGTTGGCAATGCGCTTTGTAGTTTATACTCCAAATGTGGCAAGTTGGAGTATGCTCTGAAAGCATTCAGGAGAATAAGGGAAAAGAATGTAGTTTCATGGACTTCAGCTGTTTCTGCTTGTGGGGACAATGGTGCAGCTGTTAAGGGGTTAAAACTCTTTCTTGAGATGATTTCTGAGAACATAGAGCCTAATGAGTTCACTTTAACCAGCGTCTTGAGCCAGTGTTCTGGAATTCAGTCTCTACAATTTGGGACACAGGTTCGTACGTTGTGTGTTAAATTTGGATATGAATCAAACCTACATGTTAGGAATTCTTTGTTGTCTCTGTACATAAAAAATGGTTGCATTGGTGAGGCTCAGAGGTTGTTTAATGGAATGGATGATGTCAATCTGGTTACATGGAATGCAATGATTGCCGGACATGCACAGATGATGGAACTCACAAAGGATAATCTTTCTTCACGCGAAAATGGAAGTGAAGCACTGAAATTTTTCTCCAAGTTGAATCGGTCCGGCATTAAACCTGATCTGTATACCTTCTCCAGCGTCTTGACTATTTGTAGTAGAATTATGGCTTTAGAGCAAGGGGAACAAATTCATGCACAGATTATGAAAGCTGGGTTCTTATCAGATGTGATTGTAGGTTCTTCACTGGTTAACATGTACAATAAGTGTGGTAGCATTGAGAGGGCCACCAAAGCATTTCTAGAGATGTCTACTAGAACTATGATATTATGGACTTCTATGATTACAGGTTTTTCACAGCATGGTATGTCACAACAAGCATTGCATGGTTTTGAGGATATGAGGCTCACAAGAGTTAAACCAAATGCGGTTACTTTTGTGGGTGTTTTAGCAGCATGCAGCCATGCTGGAATGCTCAATCAAGCACTCAACTACTTTGAGATCATGCAAAAGAAATATAGAATTACGCCTGTTATGGACCACTATGAGATCATGGTTGATATGTTTGTGAGGTTAGGTAAGCTGGAACAAGCTCTGAATTTCATTAAGAAAATGAATTGTGTGCCTACTGAGTCTATTTGGTCAATCTTCATTGCTGGTTGTAGAAACCATGGGAATCTGGAACTGGGGTTTTATGCTGCTGAACAGTTACTAAGTCTCAAACCAAAAGATACAGAAACATATGTATTGTTGTTGAATATGTACAATTCAGCTGGGCGTTTTGAGGATGTTTCAAGGGTGAGGAAGATGATGAAAGAGGAGAAAGTTGGAAAATTGAAGGATTGGAGCTGGATTAGTATTAAAAACAAAGTGTATTCGTTTGAAACCACTGACAAAACACACCCAGAGAGTTCAGTAATAGGTAAATCATTGGAAGATTTAGTTGCCAAAGCAAAGAGTGTTGGCTACGAGATGCTAGAAAGTGTGGAAATACTTgatgaagaggaagaggaaaagaCATTCTCCCCTACTATTTATCACAGTGAAAAGTTGGCCATAACATTTGGGTTGGAGAACTTGCCAAGTTCTTGTCCAGTAAGAGTTGTGAAGAGCACTTTATTATGCAGGGATAGccataattttattaagtatGTCTCAACACTGAGTGGTAGGGAAATCATCGTTAGAGACAGTAAGCGGCTTCACAAATTTGTCAATGGAAAATGCTCTTGTGGAAATTTTTGTGGTTTTCTCTAA
- the LOC114195636 gene encoding CBL-interacting serine/threonine-protein kinase 8-like: MVLRKVGKYEIGRTVGEGTFAKVKFAQNTETGESVAMKVLDRSTIFKHKMVDQIKREISIMKLVRHPYVVRLYEVLASRTKIYIILEFITGGELFDKIVSHGRLSEADSRRYFQQLIDGVDYCHSKGVYHRDLKPENLLLDSQGNIKISDFGLSAFPDQGVSMLRTTCGTPNYVAPEVLSHKGYNGAPADVWSCGVILYVLLAGYLPFDELDLTTLYSKIEKAQFSCPTWFPAGAKSLLHRILDPNPEHRITIQQIRDDEWFQKGYVPVSLLEYEDVNLDDVNAAFDNVEDQSTNQQCENDDMGPLTLNAFDMIILSQGLNLATLFDRGEDSIKYETRFISQKPPKVVLSSMEVVAQSMGFKTHIRNYKMRIEGIPANKASYFSVIIEVFEIAPTFFMVNIQKAAGDSSEYLKFYKNFSNNLEDIMWKPSHEKSKLRNSKTNCKE; encoded by the exons atggTGCTGAGGAAAGTGGGGAAGTATGAGATTGGAAGGACCGTTGGAGAAGGAACCTTTGCGAAGGTAAAGTTCGCTCAGAACACGGAAACTGGTGAGAGTGTTGCAATGAAGGTGCTCGACCGTAGCACCATTTTTAAGCACAAAATGGTCGATCAG ATCAAGAGGGAAATTTCTATTATGAAGCTAGTCAGGCATCCATACGTTGTTCGTCTGTATGAG GTTCTAGCTAGCCGTACTAAGATTTATATCATATTGGAGTTTATTACAGGTGGTGAATTGTTTGATAAAATT GTAAGCCATGGGCGTCTCAGCGAAGCTGACTCCAGAAGATACTTCCAACAGCTTATTGATGGTGTAGATTATTGCCACAGTAAGGGTGTTTATCATAGAGATTTAAAG CCTGAAAATCTTTTACTTGATTCACaaggaaatataaaaatttcagatTTTGGTTTGAGTGCATTTCCAGATCAG GGGGTCAGTATGCTTCGGACAACTTGTGGAACTCCTAATTATGTAGCTCCCGAG GTACTCAGTCACAAGGGTTATAATGGTGCTCCAGCAGATGTTTGGTCCTGTGGAGTTATCCTCTATGTTCTATTGGCTGGATATCTTCCCTTTGACGAACTTGATCTAACGACGTTGTACAGTAAG ATTGAGAAAGCACAGTTTTCATGCCCTACTTGGTTTCCTGCGGGAGCAAAGTCTTTATTGCACAGAATTTTGGACCCAAACCCTGAACAT CGTATAACCATTCAGCAGATAAGGGATGATGAGTGGTTTCAAAAGGGATATGTTCCAGTCAGTCTCCTCGAGTATGAAGATGTAAATCTGGACGATGTAAATGCTGCATTTGACAATGTTGAG GATCAGAGCACTAATCAGCAATGTGAGAATGACGACATGGGTCCTCTAACTCTTAATGCTTTCGACATGATAATTTTATCTCAAGGCTTAAACCTTGCAACCTTATTTGATCGCGGAGAG GACTCTATTAAATACGAAACACGCTTCATCAGTCAAAAGCCACCAAAAGTGGTTTTATCGAGTATGGAAGTTGTGGCACAATCAATGGGGTTTAAGACGCATATTCGCAACTACAAG ATGAGAATAGAGGGTATTCCAGCAAACAAGGCTTCTTATTTCTCCGTTATAATAGAA GTTTTTGAAATTGCTCCTACTTTCTTCATGGTGAACATCCAGAAAGCAGCTGGAGATTCCAGTGAATATCTCAAG TTCTACAAGAATTTTTCTAACAATCTTGAGGATATCATGTGGAAACCATCCCATgaaaaaagcaaattaaggaactCCAAGACTAATTGCAAAGAGTAG